One window of Rhizobium leguminosarum genomic DNA carries:
- a CDS encoding PRC-barrel domain-containing protein, whose protein sequence is MLNQETDANRRDPNAKGTHSLIASDRVEGTRVYGADGRHIGSIERLIIAKLDGRVAYAVLSFGGFLGIGHDHYPLPWEKLNYDTKLDGYRIDLTKEQIEGAPSYSDDDDSWYNDNGRRVYDYYGVPPYWM, encoded by the coding sequence ATGCTCAATCAGGAAACTGACGCCAACCGCCGTGACCCGAATGCCAAGGGCACGCATTCGCTAATCGCCAGCGACCGCGTCGAAGGCACCCGTGTCTATGGCGCCGATGGCAGGCATATCGGCTCGATCGAACGTCTGATCATCGCCAAGCTCGACGGCCGCGTCGCTTATGCGGTGCTAAGCTTTGGCGGCTTCCTCGGCATCGGTCACGATCACTATCCGCTTCCCTGGGAAAAGCTGAACTACGACACCAAGCTGGATGGCTATCGCATCGACCTGACCAAGGAACAGATCGAAGGCGCACCGAGCTATTCGGACGATGACGACAGCTGGTACAACGACAATGGCCGCCGGGTCTATGACTACTACGGCGTGCCGCCCTACTGGATGTAA
- a CDS encoding orotate phosphoribosyltransferase: MIQTTFPDRAVMAELVAKMLWEIKAVHFNAAQPYKLSSGMASPVYIDCRKLLSFPRIRSTVMDFAASTLLRDAGFEQFDCIAGGETAGIPFAALLADRLGLPMIYVRKQPKGHGRNAQIEGNMPEGSRVLVIEDLTTAGGSMFKFIDAVRAAGGIVDHGIALFFYDIFGQQRFADGKVRLHHIATWRNVLAVAKAKKLFDDKTLEEVEAFLDAPLAWSGRNGGVSELSL; this comes from the coding sequence ATGATCCAGACCACATTTCCCGACCGCGCCGTGATGGCCGAACTGGTGGCCAAGATGCTCTGGGAAATCAAGGCGGTGCATTTTAATGCCGCCCAGCCCTATAAACTTTCCTCCGGCATGGCGAGCCCGGTCTATATCGATTGCCGCAAGCTGCTTTCCTTCCCGCGCATCCGCTCGACGGTGATGGATTTCGCCGCCAGCACCCTGCTGCGCGATGCCGGCTTCGAGCAGTTCGATTGCATCGCCGGCGGCGAGACCGCCGGCATCCCCTTCGCCGCCCTGCTTGCCGATCGCCTCGGCCTGCCGATGATCTATGTCCGCAAGCAGCCGAAGGGCCATGGCCGCAATGCCCAGATCGAAGGCAACATGCCGGAAGGTTCGCGCGTGCTGGTCATCGAGGATCTGACGACGGCCGGCGGCAGCATGTTCAAATTCATCGATGCCGTCCGCGCCGCCGGCGGCATCGTCGATCACGGCATCGCGCTGTTCTTCTACGACATCTTCGGCCAACAGCGCTTTGCCGACGGCAAGGTCCGGCTGCATCACATCGCCACCTGGCGGAATGTCCTGGCCGTCGCCAAGGCGAAGAAGCTGTTCGACGACAAGACTCTTGAGGAGGTCGAAGCCTTCCTCGATGCGCCGCTCGCCTGGTCGGGCCGGAATGGTGGCGTAAGTGAGCTTTCGCTCTAG
- a CDS encoding VOC family protein: MGKMIHSMIRVLDEARSVEFYGKAFGLSVADRVDFDTFTLIYLSNAEIGFELELTVNKGRTAPYDLGNAYGHLAISVEEVAVERERLSKLGLKPGELVELNRDGRLFGLFFFISDPDGYKIEVLQRHGRFL, translated from the coding sequence TTGGGGAAGATGATCCACTCGATGATCCGTGTTCTCGACGAGGCGCGCTCGGTCGAATTCTACGGCAAGGCGTTCGGCCTTTCGGTCGCCGACCGCGTCGATTTCGACACCTTCACGCTGATCTATCTGAGCAATGCCGAGATCGGCTTCGAGCTGGAATTGACGGTCAATAAGGGCCGGACCGCGCCCTACGATCTGGGCAACGCCTATGGCCATCTCGCTATCTCCGTCGAAGAGGTGGCGGTCGAGCGCGAACGGCTGTCGAAACTGGGGCTGAAGCCGGGCGAACTGGTGGAACTCAACCGCGACGGCAGGCTGTTCGGCCTGTTCTTCTTCATCAGCGATCCCGACGGCTACAAGATCGAGGTGCTGCAGCGCCACGGCCGGTTTCTCTGA
- a CDS encoding alpha-hydroxy acid oxidase gives MRLTDCYNFHDFRRMAKRRLPGPIFDYIDGAADDEVTYRRNTAAFENCDLVPDVLRGVAEVDMSVTVMGQKLAMPVYCSPTALQRLFHHQGERAVAAAAAKHGTMFGVSSLGTISLEEARQISDGPQIYQFYFHKDRGLNHEMMARAKNAGVQAMMLTVDSITGGNRERDKRTGFAIPFKLNLAGMTQFAIKPSWAIDWLTHERFRLPQLENHVKMDGGSLSISRYFTEMLDPSMSWDDVAAMVRAWGGQFCLKGIMSVEDAKRAVEIGCTGIVLSNHGGRQLDGSRSAFDQLAEIVDAVGDRIDVMMDGGVQRGTHVLKALSLGAKAVGLGRYYLFPLAAAGQPGVERALQTMRTEIERDMKLMGCTTVSQLSRRNLRFRS, from the coding sequence ATGCGCCTTACAGACTGCTATAATTTTCACGATTTCCGGCGCATGGCCAAACGGCGTCTTCCCGGACCGATCTTCGACTATATCGATGGCGCCGCCGATGATGAGGTGACCTATCGGCGCAATACCGCGGCCTTCGAGAATTGCGATCTGGTGCCCGACGTTCTCAGGGGGGTGGCCGAGGTCGACATGTCGGTGACGGTCATGGGCCAGAAGCTGGCCATGCCGGTCTATTGCTCGCCGACGGCGCTGCAGCGGCTTTTTCACCACCAGGGGGAGCGGGCGGTCGCGGCAGCGGCGGCAAAACACGGCACGATGTTCGGCGTCTCCTCGCTCGGCACGATCAGCCTGGAGGAAGCCCGGCAGATCAGCGACGGGCCCCAGATCTATCAGTTCTATTTCCACAAGGACCGCGGCCTCAATCACGAAATGATGGCGCGGGCGAAAAACGCCGGCGTGCAGGCGATGATGCTGACGGTCGACAGCATCACCGGCGGCAACCGCGAGCGCGACAAGCGCACCGGATTTGCCATTCCCTTCAAGCTCAATCTCGCCGGCATGACCCAGTTCGCCATCAAGCCTTCCTGGGCGATCGACTGGCTGACGCATGAGCGCTTCCGGCTGCCGCAGCTCGAAAACCACGTCAAGATGGACGGCGGCTCGCTGTCGATCAGCCGATACTTCACCGAAATGCTCGACCCCTCGATGTCCTGGGACGACGTGGCGGCGATGGTGCGCGCCTGGGGCGGGCAGTTCTGCCTGAAGGGCATCATGTCGGTTGAAGACGCCAAGCGCGCGGTCGAGATCGGCTGCACCGGCATCGTGCTGTCAAACCATGGCGGCCGCCAGCTCGATGGCTCGCGCAGCGCTTTCGACCAGCTGGCCGAGATCGTCGATGCCGTCGGCGATCGCATCGACGTCATGATGGATGGCGGCGTGCAACGGGGAACGCATGTTCTCAAGGCCTTGTCGCTCGGGGCAAAAGCCGTCGGCCTCGGCCGCTACTATCTCTTCCCGCTGGCCGCCGCCGGACAGCCCGGCGTCGAACGGGCGCTGCAGACGATGCGCACCGAGATCGAGCGCGACATGAAGCTGATGGGCTGCACCACGGTCAGCCAACTGAGCCGGCGGAACCTGCGCTTCCGCTCCTGA
- a CDS encoding TetR/AcrR family transcriptional regulator, with protein MSEQPVATRRRQSQHTGQLRRIPSQQRGRERFEKILAVASKLIESHGSDSLKMSEIVEKAGLSFGALYQYFPDKTSIIRTLAERFNEEGRRCVEAELAKVADPASLQGALATIVDEYYAFFRREPVMRDIWHATHTDKLLQQVDAEDMEFHAQAFLAVLVHLWPDRDRKALLAIARLTMQLLAAAVRYAVSLDTEEGAQAVALFKKMQFADIDRLLQ; from the coding sequence ATGTCGGAACAGCCGGTCGCAACGCGCAGGCGCCAGTCGCAGCATACCGGCCAGCTGCGCCGCATTCCGAGCCAGCAGCGCGGTCGCGAACGCTTCGAAAAGATTCTCGCCGTCGCCTCTAAGCTGATCGAAAGCCACGGCAGCGACAGCTTGAAGATGAGCGAGATCGTCGAAAAGGCCGGCCTCTCCTTCGGCGCACTCTACCAATACTTTCCCGACAAGACCTCGATTATCCGGACATTGGCCGAGCGCTTCAACGAAGAGGGCAGGCGGTGCGTCGAGGCGGAACTGGCGAAGGTCGCCGACCCCGCGAGCCTGCAGGGCGCGCTCGCCACTATCGTCGATGAATATTATGCCTTTTTCCGCCGCGAGCCTGTGATGCGCGATATCTGGCATGCGACCCATACCGACAAGCTGCTGCAACAGGTCGATGCCGAGGACATGGAATTTCATGCCCAGGCATTTCTCGCCGTGCTCGTCCACCTTTGGCCGGATCGCGACCGCAAGGCGCTGCTGGCGATCGCCCGGCTGACGATGCAGTTGCTTGCTGCCGCCGTGCGTTATGCGGTTTCGCTGGATACGGAGGAGGGCGCTCAGGCGGTTGCCCTGTTCAAGAAGATGCAATTCGCTGATATCGATCGCCTGCTGCAGTGA
- a CDS encoding carbohydrate kinase family protein, translating to MILCCGEALIDMLPRDTTHGEKGFAPYAGGAIFNTAIALGRLGIPTAFFTGIADDMMGEILLATLKAANVDYSPCAITPRPSTIAFVKLVNGQATYAFYDEGTAGRMITEADLPVLGDDCEALHFGAISLIPSPCGETYEALLDREAGKRVISLDPNIRPGFIKDKPAHMARIKRMAAKSDIVKFSDEDLDWFGLSGDHDTLAAHWLNHGAKLVVITKGAEGASGYTKERKVTVPSQRVTVVDTVGAGDTFDAGVLASLKIDNLLTKAQVASLDEQALRNALTLGAKAAAVTVSRAGANPPWAHEIGL from the coding sequence ATGATTTTGTGCTGCGGCGAAGCCTTGATCGACATGCTGCCGAGGGACACGACCCACGGTGAAAAGGGCTTTGCCCCCTATGCCGGCGGCGCGATCTTCAATACCGCCATCGCGCTCGGTCGCCTCGGCATCCCCACCGCCTTTTTCACCGGCATTGCCGATGACATGATGGGCGAAATCCTGCTTGCGACGCTGAAGGCCGCCAATGTCGACTACAGCCCCTGCGCCATCACCCCGCGCCCCTCGACGATTGCCTTCGTCAAGCTGGTCAACGGTCAGGCAACCTATGCCTTTTACGACGAGGGCACAGCCGGCCGGATGATCACCGAGGCCGACCTGCCTGTCCTCGGCGATGATTGCGAAGCGCTGCATTTCGGCGCGATCAGCCTGATCCCCAGCCCTTGCGGCGAAACCTATGAAGCGCTGCTCGATCGCGAAGCCGGCAAACGTGTCATCTCGCTCGACCCGAACATTCGCCCCGGTTTCATCAAGGACAAGCCGGCGCATATGGCTCGCATCAAGCGCATGGCCGCCAAATCCGACATCGTCAAATTCTCCGACGAGGACCTCGACTGGTTCGGACTTTCAGGCGACCACGATACGCTCGCCGCCCACTGGCTGAACCACGGCGCCAAGCTGGTCGTCATCACCAAGGGCGCCGAAGGCGCCTCCGGTTATACCAAAGAGCGTAAGGTGACGGTGCCCAGCCAGCGCGTCACCGTGGTCGATACGGTCGGCGCCGGCGATACCTTCGATGCCGGCGTGCTGGCCTCGCTGAAGATAGACAATCTGTTGACCAAGGCACAGGTCGCCTCGCTCGACGAGCAGGCGCTCCGCAACGCGCTCACCCTCGGCGCCAAAGCCGCCGCCGTCACCGTCTCCCGCGCCGGCGCCAACCCGCCTTGGGCGCATGAGATCGGACTTTAA
- the pgi gene encoding glucose-6-phosphate isomerase: protein MNAIVEQLKSTADATKATDIRAAFAADSERFSRFSVSLDDLLMDFSKTAVNDDILKLLVKLAEEGGVEKKREEMFSGKAINFTEDRAVLHTALRNRSNTPVLVDGKDVMPDVNAVLAAMGKFADDIRSGTLKGATGKEITDVINIGIGGSDLGPVMATLALAPFHDGPRAHFVSNIDGAHIADILKLVQPETTLFIVASKTFTTVETMTNAQTARNFIAKALGEAAVQHHFAAVSTALDKVSAFGIDSARVFGFWDWVGGRYSIWSAIGLPLMIAVGPDNFGKFLDGAHAIDNHFRKAPITENLPMLLGLIGFYHRNVLGYSTRAILPYDQRLSRFPAYLQQLDMESNGKGVTIDGTPVEGNSGPVVWGEPGTNGQHAFYQLIHQGTSIIPAEFMIAANAFEPELRHQHQLLISNVLAQSEALMKGRSFDEAKKQLTDKGMDDKKADFIAPHRVFQGNRPSITFVHDKLTPYALGRLIALYEHRVFVEGVLFRINSFDQWGVELGKELATGLLPVVEGKESAASHDSSTQGLVAALAKLAK, encoded by the coding sequence ATGAACGCCATCGTCGAACAGCTGAAAAGCACCGCTGATGCCACCAAGGCAACCGATATCCGTGCCGCCTTCGCCGCCGATTCCGAGCGCTTTTCGCGCTTTTCGGTTTCGCTTGACGACCTGTTGATGGATTTTTCCAAGACGGCGGTGAACGACGACATCCTCAAGCTGCTGGTCAAGCTTGCCGAAGAGGGCGGCGTCGAAAAGAAGCGCGAGGAGATGTTCTCCGGCAAGGCGATCAATTTCACCGAGGATCGCGCCGTTCTGCACACCGCACTGCGCAATCGCTCCAACACGCCGGTTCTGGTCGACGGCAAGGACGTGATGCCCGATGTCAACGCGGTACTTGCCGCCATGGGCAAGTTTGCCGACGACATCCGCTCCGGCACGCTGAAGGGCGCCACCGGCAAGGAGATCACCGATGTCATCAATATCGGCATCGGTGGCTCGGATCTTGGCCCGGTGATGGCGACGCTGGCGCTTGCCCCGTTCCATGACGGCCCGCGGGCGCATTTCGTCTCCAACATCGACGGCGCCCATATCGCCGATATCCTCAAGCTGGTGCAGCCTGAGACAACGCTGTTCATCGTCGCCTCAAAGACCTTCACGACGGTGGAGACGATGACCAACGCGCAGACGGCGCGCAATTTCATCGCAAAGGCGCTGGGCGAAGCGGCTGTGCAGCACCACTTCGCCGCCGTCTCGACGGCGCTCGACAAGGTTTCTGCCTTCGGCATCGACAGCGCCCGGGTCTTCGGCTTCTGGGACTGGGTCGGCGGGCGCTACTCGATCTGGTCGGCGATCGGCCTGCCGCTGATGATCGCCGTCGGCCCGGATAATTTCGGCAAGTTCCTCGATGGCGCCCATGCCATCGACAATCACTTCCGTAAGGCGCCGATTACCGAGAACCTGCCGATGCTGCTCGGCCTGATCGGCTTCTACCATCGCAACGTGCTCGGCTATTCCACCCGCGCCATCCTGCCCTACGACCAGCGGCTGTCGCGTTTTCCCGCCTATCTGCAGCAGCTCGACATGGAATCGAACGGCAAGGGCGTCACCATCGACGGCACGCCGGTCGAGGGCAATTCCGGCCCGGTCGTCTGGGGCGAACCCGGCACCAACGGCCAGCACGCCTTCTACCAGCTGATCCACCAGGGCACGAGCATCATCCCGGCCGAATTCATGATCGCCGCCAATGCTTTCGAGCCCGAACTGCGCCATCAGCACCAGCTGCTGATCTCCAACGTTCTCGCCCAATCGGAAGCGCTGATGAAGGGCCGCAGCTTCGACGAAGCCAAGAAGCAGCTGACCGACAAGGGCATGGACGACAAAAAGGCCGATTTCATCGCCCCGCATCGCGTCTTCCAGGGCAACCGGCCGTCGATCACCTTCGTCCACGACAAGCTGACGCCCTATGCGCTCGGCCGCCTGATCGCGCTTTACGAACACCGGGTCTTCGTCGAAGGCGTGCTCTTCCGCATCAACTCCTTCGACCAGTGGGGCGTCGAACTCGGCAAGGAACTAGCGACGGGCCTGCTGCCGGTTGTCGAGGGCAAAGAGAGTGCCGCATCGCACGACTCTTCGACGCAGGGCCTGGTTGCGGCGCTGGCAAAGCTTGCGAAATAA
- a CDS encoding long-chain fatty acid--CoA ligase has product MNSISVHPNGARPEKPWLAAYPDMVPAELPPLEYASLAELLEKSCARYADRTAFASMGKAMSYRALESQTRKVAAWLQSTGLEKGDRVAVMMPNVLQNPVATYAILRAGLVVVNVNPLYTPRELEHQLRDSGAKAIFVLENFARTVEQVLNKTDLRHVVVTSLGDMLGVKGLIVNFTVRKVKKLVPSWSIPQHKSFAQVLREGAKKGLQPVALAGSDIAFLQYTGGTTGVAKGAVLTHANLLANKLQLSLWLRSAFERKKQPEVLNFLCALPLYHIFALTVNSLMGMSLGARNILIANPRDIPGLVKEFGKSDVHIFPGLNTLFNALMNNADFAKLDFSPLIMSLGGGMAVQRPVAERWLKITGTPVTEGYGLSETSPVATANRFDSAEFTGTIGLPMPSTDLDIRDEDGHSLPLGDVGEICIRGPQVMAGYWQKPEETARVMTEDGYFRSGDMGYMDDRGFTKIVDRKKDMILVSGFNVYPNEIEEVAAMHAGILEAAAIGVPDGHSGEAVKLFVVRKDPKLTEAEVKAHCIANLTNYKRPRFIEFRTELPKSPVGKILRKDLRG; this is encoded by the coding sequence ATGAACAGCATTTCCGTCCATCCGAACGGCGCCAGGCCTGAGAAACCCTGGCTTGCCGCCTATCCCGATATGGTTCCGGCCGAACTCCCGCCGCTGGAATATGCCTCGCTGGCGGAACTGCTGGAAAAATCCTGTGCCCGCTACGCCGACCGGACCGCTTTTGCCAGCATGGGCAAGGCGATGAGCTATCGCGCGTTGGAGAGCCAGACGCGCAAGGTCGCCGCATGGCTGCAGAGCACCGGCCTTGAGAAGGGCGACCGCGTCGCGGTGATGATGCCGAACGTGTTGCAGAACCCGGTCGCGACCTATGCCATCCTGCGGGCCGGCCTCGTCGTCGTCAACGTCAACCCGCTCTATACACCGCGCGAACTCGAACACCAGTTGCGCGATTCCGGCGCCAAGGCGATCTTCGTGCTGGAGAATTTTGCCCGCACGGTCGAACAGGTCCTGAACAAGACCGACCTCAGACATGTCGTCGTCACCTCGCTCGGTGACATGCTGGGGGTCAAGGGGCTGATCGTCAATTTCACCGTGCGCAAGGTGAAGAAGCTCGTTCCCTCCTGGTCGATCCCGCAGCACAAGAGCTTCGCCCAGGTGCTGCGCGAAGGCGCGAAAAAAGGCCTCCAACCGGTGGCGCTGGCGGGCAGCGACATCGCCTTTTTGCAATATACCGGCGGCACGACCGGCGTTGCCAAGGGCGCGGTGCTGACGCATGCAAACCTGCTTGCCAACAAGCTGCAGCTGTCGCTTTGGCTGCGATCGGCCTTCGAACGCAAGAAGCAGCCTGAGGTGCTGAATTTCCTCTGCGCCTTGCCGCTCTACCACATCTTCGCGCTGACGGTGAATTCGCTGATGGGCATGTCGCTCGGCGCCCGCAACATCCTGATCGCCAATCCGCGCGACATTCCCGGCCTGGTCAAGGAATTCGGCAAGTCGGATGTGCATATCTTCCCCGGCCTCAACACGCTGTTCAACGCGTTGATGAACAATGCCGATTTCGCCAAGCTCGATTTCTCGCCGCTGATCATGTCGCTCGGCGGCGGCATGGCGGTGCAGCGCCCGGTTGCCGAACGCTGGCTGAAGATCACGGGGACGCCGGTGACGGAGGGATACGGCCTTTCCGAGACCTCGCCGGTTGCCACCGCCAACCGTTTCGATTCGGCTGAATTCACCGGCACGATCGGCCTGCCGATGCCCTCCACCGACCTCGATATCCGCGACGAGGACGGCCATTCGCTGCCGCTCGGCGACGTCGGCGAGATCTGCATCCGCGGGCCACAGGTGATGGCCGGTTATTGGCAGAAGCCGGAGGAAACGGCGCGGGTGATGACGGAGGACGGCTACTTCCGCTCGGGCGACATGGGCTACATGGATGACCGCGGCTTTACCAAGATCGTCGACCGCAAGAAGGATATGATCCTGGTTTCAGGCTTCAATGTCTATCCGAACGAGATCGAGGAAGTCGCCGCCATGCATGCCGGCATCCTCGAAGCGGCGGCGATCGGCGTGCCGGACGGGCATTCGGGCGAGGCGGTCAAACTCTTCGTGGTCAGGAAGGACCCGAAGCTGACGGAAGCCGAGGTGAAAGCCCATTGCATCGCCAACCTCACCAACTACAAACGCCCGCGCTTCATCGAATTCCGTACCGAGCTGCCAAAGTCGCCGGTCGGCAAGATCCTGCGCAAAGACCTGCGCGGCTAA
- a CDS encoding ABC transporter permease: protein MKLVVANLFRLAALVLLLILLFRTEWLSFLLVPLTSNNAPAVYTQNSLASLAAGHLQLVIGSIACSAVLAVVGGIFVTRESGADFLPLSRAIANAGQTFPPVAVLALAVPATGFGAMPTLIALFLYGLLPIFENTVAGLKQVSPQVLDAADGMGMNGTQRLFRVELPLALPLILEGLKVATVINIGTATIGSTVAAKGLGEVIIAGLISDNTAFILQGGLIVGLMAVLIYDAMGMVEAAITRRIGLRPA from the coding sequence ATGAAACTCGTCGTCGCCAATCTTTTCCGTCTGGCGGCGCTGGTATTGCTGCTGATCCTGCTGTTCAGGACCGAGTGGCTTTCCTTCCTGCTCGTGCCGCTGACCAGCAACAATGCGCCCGCCGTCTATACGCAGAACAGCCTTGCCTCGCTGGCCGCCGGGCATCTGCAACTGGTCATCGGATCGATCGCCTGCAGCGCCGTGCTCGCCGTTGTCGGCGGCATCTTCGTCACCCGCGAAAGCGGCGCGGATTTCCTGCCGTTGTCGCGGGCCATCGCCAATGCCGGCCAGACCTTTCCGCCGGTCGCGGTGCTGGCGCTCGCGGTTCCCGCCACCGGCTTCGGCGCCATGCCGACGCTGATCGCGCTGTTTCTATACGGCCTGCTGCCGATCTTCGAAAACACCGTCGCCGGCCTGAAGCAGGTGTCCCCGCAGGTTCTCGATGCCGCCGACGGCATGGGCATGAACGGCACCCAGCGGCTGTTCCGCGTCGAGCTGCCGCTGGCCCTGCCGCTGATCCTCGAAGGGCTGAAGGTCGCAACCGTGATCAATATCGGCACCGCGACGATCGGCTCGACGGTTGCGGCAAAGGGTCTCGGCGAGGTGATCATCGCCGGGCTGATTTCCGACAATACCGCCTTCATCCTGCAGGGCGGGTTGATCGTCGGCCTGATGGCGGTGCTGATCTATGACGCCATGGGTATGGTCGAAGCGGCGATTACCCGAAGAATCGGCTTGCGCCCGGCGTAA